The Castor canadensis chromosome X, mCasCan1.hap1v2, whole genome shotgun sequence genome includes a region encoding these proteins:
- the Rlim gene encoding E3 ubiquitin-protein ligase RLIM yields the protein MENSDSNDKGNGDQSAAQRRSQMDRLDREEAFYQFVNNLSEEDYRLMRDNNLLGTPGESTEEELLRRLQQIKEGPPPQNSDENRGGDPSDDVSNGDSIIDWLNSVRQTGNTTRSGQRGNQSWRAVSRTNPNSGDFRFSLEINVNRNNGSQNPENENEPSARRPSGENMETNSQRQVENPPSESTSARPSRSERNSTEALTGEVPPTRGQRRARSRSPDHRRTRARAERSRSPLHPMSEIPRRSHHSISSQTFEHPLVSETEGSSRTRHHVTLRQQITGPELISRGLFAASGTRNASQGVGSSDTPGSGESTGSGQRPPTIVLDLQVRRVRPGEYRQRDSIASRTRSRSQTPNNTVTYESERGGFRRTFSRSERAGVRTYVSTIRIPIRRILNTGLSETTSVAIQTMLRQIMTGFGELSYFMYSDSDSEPSASVPSRNMERVESRNGRGSSGGGSSSGSSLSSSSSPSSSSSGESSESSSEVFESGNEGSSSSGARREGRHRAPVTFDESGSLPFLSLAQFFLLNEDDDDQPRGLTKEQIDNLAMRSFGENDALKTCSVCITEYTEGNKLRKLPCSHEYHVHCIDRWLSENSTCPICRRAVLASGNRESVV from the exons ATGGAAAACTCAGATTCTAACGATAAAGGAAATGGTGATCAGTCTGCAGCACAGCGCAGAAGTCAGATGGACCGATTGGATCGGGAAGAAGCTTTCTATCAATTTGTAAATAACCTGAGCGAAGAAGATTATAGGCTTATGAGAGATAACAATTTGCTAGGCACCCCAG GTGAAAGTACTGAGGAAGAGTTGCTGAGAAGACTACAACAAATTAAAGAGGGTCCACCTCCACAAAACTCAGATGAAAACAGAG GTGGAGACCCTTCAGATGATGTGTCTAATGGTGACTCTATAATAGACTGGCTTAACTCTGTCAGACAAACTGGAAATACGACAAGAAGTGGGCAAAGAGGAAATCAATCTTGGAGAGCAGTAAGCCGGACTAATCCAAACAGTGGTGATTTCAGATTCAGTTTAGAGATAAATGTTAACCGTAATAATGGGAGCCAAAATCCAGAGAATGAAAATGAGCCATCTGCAAGACGTCCTAGTGGAGAAAATATGGAAACCAACAGCCAAAGGCAAGTGGAAAATCCACCATCTGAATCAACATCTGCAAGACCATCTAGGTCAGAACGAAATTCAACTGAAGCATTGACAGGGGAAGTCCCACCTACCAGAGGTCAGAGGAGGGCAAGAAGCAGGAGCCCAGACCATCGGAGAACCAGAGCGAGAGCTGAAAGAAGTAGATCACCTCTGCATCCAATGAGTGAAATTCCAAGAAGATCTCATCATAGCATCTCATCTCAGACTTTTGAGCACCCTTTGGTAAGTGAGACTGAGGGAAGTTCTAGAACCCGGCACCACGTGACATTGAGACAGCAAATAACTGGACCTGAGTTGATAAGTAGGGGTCTTTTTGCAGCTTCCGGAACAAGAAATGCCTCTCAAGGAGTAGGTTCTTCAGACACACCTGGCAGTGGTGAATCTACAGGATCAGGACAGAGACCTCCAACCATAGTCCTTGATCTTCAAGTAAGAAGAGTTCGTCCTGGAGAATATAGGCAGAGAGATAGCATAGCTAGCAGAACTCGGTCAAGGTCTCAGACTCCAAACAACACTGTCACTTATGAAAGCGAACGAGGAGGTTTTAGGCGCACATTTTCACGGTCTGAGCGGGCAGGTGTGAGAACCTATGTCAGTACTATCAGGATTCCTATTCGTAGAATCTTAAATACTGGTTTAAGCGAGACTACATCTGTTGCAATTCAGACCATGTTAAGGCAGATAATGACAGGTTTTGGTGAGCTAAGCTACTTTATGTACAGTGATAGTGATTCAGAGCCTAGTGCCTCAGTCCCAAGTCGAAATATGGAACGGGTAGAGTCACGGAATGGAAGAGGGAGCTCTGGTGGTGGTAGCAGTTCTGGTTCCAGTTTGAGTTCCAGTTCCAGTCCTAGTTCCAGTTCTAGTGGTGAAAGTTCAGAAAGTAGCTCAGAGGTATTTGAAAGTGGTAATGAAGGAAGCTCTTCATCAGGTGCCAGGCGAGAGGGTCGACACAGGGCTCCAGTCACATTTGATGAAAGTGGCTCTTTGCCCTTCCTTAGTCTGGCTCAGTTTTTCCTCTTAAATGAAGATGATGATGACCAACCCAGAGGACTCACCAAAGAACAGATTGACAACTTGGCAATGAGAAGTTTTGGTGAAAACGATGCATTGAAAACATGTAGTGTTTGCATTACAGAATATACAGAAGGCAACAAACTTCGTAAACTACCTTGTTCCCATGAGTACCATGTTCACTGCATTGATCGCTGGTTATCTGAGAATTCTACCTGTCCTATTTGTCGCAGAGCAGTCCTAGCTTCTGGCAACAGAGAAAGTGTTGTGTAA